One Kineococcus radiotolerans SRS30216 = ATCC BAA-149 DNA window includes the following coding sequences:
- a CDS encoding carbohydrate ABC transporter permease has protein sequence MATTTSTGSRGGTGSKRGKGGSRNRTVTSSGVPVVQRRNVRAAVLTYTGVVLICLWGLLPFYWMIVTSFREVGYTFDTTPWPTHTTLENYATAFSTARGNHFGRALLNSLVIGAATTVVGLVVGVFTAYALARLEFRGKFYVLGLILGASMFPGVALVTPLFQLFTDLGWLNTYQALIIPNISFVLPLTVYTLTAFFTEMPWELEESARMDGCTPGQAFVKVILPLAAPGIFTTAILAFTAAWNEFLLASQLGGDRVQPVTVAIASFAGAQPHQEPYTAVMAAGTIVTVPLIIMVLVFQRRIVSGLTAGGVKS, from the coding sequence ATGGCCACCACGACCAGCACCGGCAGCAGGGGCGGCACCGGCAGCAAGCGCGGCAAGGGCGGTTCCCGCAACCGCACGGTCACCAGTTCCGGCGTCCCCGTCGTCCAGCGGCGCAACGTCCGCGCCGCGGTCCTCACCTACACCGGTGTCGTCCTCATCTGCCTCTGGGGCCTGCTGCCGTTCTACTGGATGATCGTCACCAGCTTCCGCGAGGTCGGCTACACCTTCGACACCACCCCCTGGCCCACCCACACCACCCTGGAGAACTACGCCACCGCCTTCTCCACCGCCCGCGGCAACCACTTCGGACGCGCCCTGCTCAACAGCCTCGTCATCGGCGCGGCGACCACCGTCGTCGGTCTGGTGGTGGGGGTGTTCACCGCCTACGCCCTGGCCCGCCTGGAGTTCCGCGGCAAGTTCTACGTCCTCGGCCTCATCCTCGGCGCCTCCATGTTCCCCGGCGTCGCCCTGGTCACCCCGCTGTTCCAGCTGTTCACCGACCTGGGCTGGCTGAACACCTACCAGGCGCTGATCATCCCCAACATCTCCTTCGTGCTGCCCCTGACCGTCTACACGCTGACGGCGTTCTTCACCGAGATGCCGTGGGAGCTGGAGGAGTCCGCCCGCATGGACGGCTGCACGCCCGGGCAGGCGTTCGTCAAGGTCATCCTCCCGCTGGCCGCGCCGGGCATCTTCACCACCGCCATCCTCGCCTTCACCGCCGCCTGGAACGAGTTCCTCCTCGCCTCCCAGCTCGGCGGGGATCGGGTGCAGCCGGTGACGGTGGCCATCGCCAGCTTCGCCGGGGCCCAACCCCACCAGGAGCCCTACACCGCGGTCATGGCCGCGGGCACCATCGTCACCGTCCCGCTGATCATCATGGTCCTGGTGTTCCAGCGCCGCATCGTCTCCGGCCTCACCGCCGGCGGCGTCAAGAGCTGA
- a CDS encoding response regulator transcription factor codes for MRIVIGEDDPLLREGLALLLRAEGLDVVATAAGPEELLAALDEHLPDVAIVDVRMPPTHTDEGIRAAVEARRRRPELAVLVLSAYVEQAFATDLLGGGARRLGYLLKERVGRVEEFLDALHRVAAGGTAVDPEVVAQLLTRTRPDAGLDRLSAREREVLALMAEGLGNTAIAGRLVVTEGAVHKHVRSIFAKLDLTPADEVDRRVTAVLRFLRSTDAR; via the coding sequence GTGCGGATCGTGATCGGGGAGGACGACCCGCTGCTGCGCGAGGGCCTCGCCCTGCTGCTGCGGGCCGAGGGGCTCGACGTCGTCGCCACCGCCGCCGGGCCGGAGGAGCTGCTGGCCGCCCTCGACGAGCACCTGCCCGACGTCGCCATCGTCGACGTCCGGATGCCGCCCACCCACACCGACGAGGGCATCCGCGCCGCCGTGGAGGCCCGCCGCCGCCGCCCCGAGCTCGCCGTGCTCGTGCTCTCGGCCTACGTCGAACAGGCCTTCGCCACCGACCTGCTCGGCGGCGGCGCCCGGCGGCTGGGTTACCTGCTGAAGGAGCGGGTCGGGCGGGTGGAGGAGTTCCTCGACGCCCTGCACCGGGTCGCCGCCGGCGGGACCGCGGTCGACCCGGAGGTCGTCGCCCAGCTGCTGACCCGCACCCGCCCCGACGCCGGTCTGGACCGGTTGTCCGCGCGGGAGCGCGAGGTCCTCGCGCTGATGGCCGAGGGGCTGGGGAACACCGCCATCGCGGGCCGGCTCGTCGTCACCGAGGGCGCGGTGCACAAGCACGTCCGCAGCATCTTCGCCAAGCTCGACCTGACCCCCGCCGACGAGGTCGACCGCCGGGTCACCGCGGTCCTGCGGTTCCTGCGCTCCACCGACGCCAGGTAG
- a CDS encoding 3-oxoacyl-ACP reductase: MRPPVLGPDPYGALMRTPAANLLTRAGLPKPPRLRRHEPGQDLLTGPALVIGLDGATWTGDLGTWLRAAGATVLDEHPGGTGEERLGAVLVDASGLRRVEELGQLRERLAPAFRRTRGRVLLLGADPARLTDPEARAVQQGLEGLLRSLAKEARGGTTVNLVRIAPGARTALRSAVEFLCSARSAFVHGQPVLVGAGEPAPARERPVAVVTGAARGIGAAIVDVLARTGHHVVCVDVPAAGDGLAAVANRVHGSTLHLDVTADTAPQVLATHLADRFDGADVVVHNAGITRDRSFVNLDEAAWNSVLDVNLRAPLRLTTGLLDHPGALAPAARFVYLSSINGLAGAKGQTNYATSKAGLVGLVQALAEPLAARGLAANAVAPGFIETPMTAAMPPVPRELGRRIASLQQGGLPVDVAEAVGWLAQPDAAGIDGQVLRVCGQNLLGA; encoded by the coding sequence ATGCGGCCCCCGGTCCTCGGCCCCGACCCCTACGGCGCCCTCATGCGGACGCCGGCGGCGAACCTCCTGACCCGCGCGGGCCTGCCGAAGCCCCCGCGCCTGCGCCGCCACGAACCCGGCCAGGACCTGCTCACCGGCCCCGCCCTGGTCATCGGCCTCGATGGCGCGACCTGGACCGGCGACCTCGGCACCTGGCTGCGCGCGGCGGGCGCCACCGTCCTGGACGAGCACCCCGGCGGGACGGGGGAGGAGCGCCTCGGCGCCGTCCTCGTCGACGCCTCCGGTCTGCGGCGCGTCGAGGAGCTGGGGCAGCTGCGCGAGCGCCTCGCCCCCGCGTTCCGCCGCACCCGCGGCCGCGTCCTGCTGCTGGGGGCGGACCCCGCGCGGCTGACCGACCCCGAGGCCCGCGCCGTCCAGCAGGGCCTGGAGGGTCTCCTCCGCAGCCTCGCCAAGGAGGCCCGCGGCGGGACCACCGTCAACCTGGTGCGGATCGCCCCCGGCGCCCGCACCGCCCTGCGCTCGGCCGTGGAGTTCCTCTGCTCGGCCCGCTCCGCGTTCGTCCACGGCCAGCCCGTCCTCGTCGGCGCGGGCGAACCCGCCCCCGCGCGCGAGCGCCCGGTCGCCGTCGTCACCGGCGCGGCCCGCGGCATCGGCGCCGCGATCGTCGACGTCCTCGCCCGCACCGGGCACCACGTCGTGTGCGTCGACGTCCCCGCCGCCGGGGACGGGCTGGCCGCCGTCGCGAACCGGGTGCACGGGTCCACCCTGCACCTCGACGTCACCGCCGACACCGCCCCCCAGGTCCTCGCGACCCACCTCGCCGACCGGTTCGACGGCGCCGACGTCGTCGTCCACAACGCCGGCATCACCCGCGACCGCTCGTTCGTGAACCTCGACGAGGCGGCGTGGAACTCCGTCCTCGACGTCAACCTGCGCGCCCCGCTGCGCCTCACCACCGGGCTCCTCGACCACCCCGGCGCCCTCGCCCCCGCCGCGCGGTTCGTCTACCTGTCCTCCATCAACGGTCTCGCCGGGGCGAAGGGGCAGACGAACTACGCCACCAGCAAGGCCGGTCTCGTCGGGCTGGTGCAGGCCCTCGCCGAGCCGCTGGCCGCGCGCGGGCTGGCCGCGAACGCCGTCGCCCCGGGGTTCATCGAGACCCCCATGACCGCGGCCATGCCGCCGGTGCCGCGCGAACTGGGCCGGCGGATCGCGAGCCTGCAGCAGGGCGGGCTGCCGGTCGACGTGGCCGAGGCCGTCGGGTGGCTCGCGCAACCCGACGCGGCCGGGATCGACGGGCAGGTGCTGCGGGTGTGCGGCCAGAACCTGCTGGGGGCGTGA
- a CDS encoding SDR family NAD(P)-dependent oxidoreductase — protein MDLELTGRTALITGGDSGIGWHTAKLLVEEGARVAITDVDQAALDAAAAGLPGEVLAVAADLTDPADVARLHREVTAALGDPEILVHAAGVTGAQGLFHEVDEDGWRTTMEVDFFAAVRVVRVFVDGMRRRGRGRIVLLASEDAVQPYVDELPYCAAKAAVLSLVKGLSKTYGGEGVLVNAVSPAFIATPMTDAMMEKRSTELGVSVQEAVGGFLDEERPFMELKRRGEPEEVAAVIAFLVSERASFVNGSNYRVDSGSVATI, from the coding sequence ATGGACCTCGAACTCACGGGGCGCACCGCGCTCATCACCGGCGGCGACTCCGGCATCGGCTGGCACACCGCGAAGCTGCTCGTGGAGGAGGGCGCGCGGGTCGCGATCACCGACGTCGACCAGGCGGCCCTCGACGCGGCCGCGGCCGGCCTGCCCGGCGAGGTCCTCGCCGTCGCGGCCGACCTCACCGACCCCGCCGACGTCGCCCGCCTGCACCGGGAGGTGACCGCGGCCCTGGGCGACCCGGAGATCCTCGTCCACGCCGCCGGCGTCACCGGCGCGCAGGGGCTGTTCCACGAGGTCGACGAGGACGGCTGGCGCACCACGATGGAGGTCGACTTCTTCGCCGCGGTGCGGGTGGTCCGGGTGTTCGTCGACGGCATGCGCCGCCGGGGCCGGGGCCGCATCGTGCTGCTCGCCTCCGAGGACGCCGTCCAGCCCTACGTCGACGAGCTGCCCTACTGCGCCGCGAAGGCCGCGGTCCTCAGCCTGGTGAAGGGGTTGTCGAAGACCTACGGCGGCGAGGGCGTCCTCGTCAACGCCGTGTCCCCGGCGTTCATCGCCACGCCCATGACCGACGCCATGATGGAGAAGCGCTCCACCGAGCTCGGCGTCAGCGTCCAGGAGGCCGTCGGCGGTTTCCTCGACGAGGAACGGCCGTTCATGGAGCTGAAGCGGCGCGGGGAACCTGAGGAGGTCGCCGCCGTCATCGCCTTCCTCGTCTCCGAGCGCGCGAGCTTCGTCAACGGCAGCAACTACCGCGTCGACTCCGGCTCCGTCGCGACCATCTGA
- a CDS encoding ABC transporter substrate-binding protein, with protein sequence MSVLALAVSGVLVVGACGGGDEEAGGSGDAAAAGNSTGPITYVQGKDNSGIVQPAIDKWNAAHPDQKVTLKEQTDQADQQHDDLVQNFQAENADYDVVSVDNIWTSEFAAKGWLQPLTGEYELDQSALLEPTVNAETYNDTLYAAPTTSDGGLLYYRKDLVPTPPTSWEEMMGMCDIATQNGMDCYAGQYAQYEGLTVNVAEAINTAGGSILSEDGKTATLDTPEAKAGLDALVKGFQDGSIPKQATTYQEEQGRQSFQDGKLLFLRNWPYVYSLAKTDGSSTVKDTFGVAPLPGGGDGQPGASSLGGHAAGISVYSDHKKTAFEFLKFLQSEEIQRDWLTQGSAAPVLEALYDDPALVEQFPYLPQLKTSISNAVPRPVTPFYPAVTKAIQDNAFSALSGSKPTDTALADMQAAVQNAIGGK encoded by the coding sequence ATGTCGGTGCTGGCTCTCGCGGTGAGCGGTGTGCTCGTGGTGGGGGCCTGCGGTGGTGGGGATGAGGAAGCCGGGGGCAGCGGTGACGCCGCGGCGGCGGGGAACTCCACCGGTCCCATCACCTACGTGCAGGGCAAGGACAACAGCGGCATCGTGCAGCCGGCGATCGACAAGTGGAACGCCGCGCACCCGGACCAGAAGGTCACGCTGAAGGAGCAGACCGACCAGGCCGACCAGCAGCACGACGACCTGGTGCAGAACTTCCAGGCCGAGAACGCCGACTACGACGTCGTCAGCGTCGACAACATCTGGACCTCGGAGTTCGCCGCCAAGGGCTGGCTGCAGCCGCTCACGGGTGAGTACGAACTGGACCAGTCCGCGCTGCTGGAACCGACGGTGAACGCGGAGACCTACAACGACACCCTCTACGCCGCCCCCACCACCTCCGACGGCGGGTTGCTGTACTACCGCAAGGACCTCGTGCCGACCCCGCCCACCTCGTGGGAGGAGATGATGGGCATGTGCGACATCGCCACCCAGAACGGCATGGACTGCTACGCCGGGCAGTACGCCCAGTACGAGGGCCTGACGGTGAACGTGGCCGAGGCGATCAACACCGCGGGCGGGTCGATCCTCTCCGAGGACGGCAAGACCGCGACGCTGGACACCCCCGAGGCCAAGGCGGGGCTGGACGCGCTGGTGAAGGGGTTCCAGGACGGCTCGATCCCCAAGCAGGCCACCACCTACCAGGAGGAGCAGGGCCGGCAGTCCTTCCAGGACGGCAAGCTGCTGTTCCTGCGCAACTGGCCCTACGTGTACAGCCTGGCCAAGACCGACGGTTCCTCGACGGTGAAGGACACCTTCGGGGTGGCGCCGCTGCCGGGCGGCGGTGACGGGCAGCCCGGTGCGTCGAGCCTGGGTGGGCACGCGGCGGGGATCAGCGTGTACTCCGACCACAAGAAGACCGCGTTCGAGTTCCTGAAGTTCCTGCAGTCGGAGGAGATCCAGCGCGACTGGCTGACGCAGGGCTCCGCCGCCCCGGTGCTGGAAGCCCTCTACGACGACCCCGCACTGGTGGAGCAGTTCCCCTACCTGCCGCAGCTGAAGACGTCGATCTCGAACGCGGTGCCGCGTCCGGTGACGCCGTTCTACCCGGCGGTGACCAAGGCCATCCAGGACAACGCGTTCTCCGCGCTCTCGGGCAGCAAGCCCACCGACACCGCCCTGGCCGACATGCAGGCCGCGGTCCAGAACGCCATCGGCGGGAAGTGA
- a CDS encoding SDR family NAD(P)-dependent oxidoreductase: MSRVNPVLLLGGRSEIGLEVVERLVRAGAPTVVLAARRAGELAQERARLETLGAVVETVEFDADDLATHGPLLTDVVARHGALDAVVAFGVLGDQARAETDVEHALAVVHTDFVAQVSVVSHLVNLFRPLRSGRIVVFSSIAGARVRRANYVYGSAKAGLDGFASGLTDALAGSGVRLLLARPGFVIGRMSAGMPPAPLSSTPAQVADAVVAGLAAGRDVVWVPGALRALAAAMAVTPRAVWRRAPR, translated from the coding sequence ATGTCCCGCGTGAACCCGGTCCTGCTGCTGGGGGGCCGCAGCGAGATCGGCCTCGAGGTCGTCGAGCGCCTCGTGCGCGCCGGCGCGCCCACCGTCGTCCTCGCCGCCCGCCGGGCGGGGGAGCTGGCGCAGGAGCGGGCCCGGCTGGAAACCCTCGGAGCCGTCGTCGAGACCGTCGAGTTCGACGCCGACGACCTCGCCACCCACGGCCCGCTGCTCACCGACGTCGTCGCCCGCCACGGCGCCCTCGACGCCGTCGTCGCGTTCGGGGTCCTCGGGGACCAGGCCCGCGCCGAGACCGACGTGGAGCACGCCCTCGCCGTCGTGCACACCGACTTCGTCGCCCAGGTCAGCGTCGTCTCCCACCTGGTGAACCTGTTCCGGCCGCTGCGCTCCGGGCGGATCGTGGTGTTCTCCTCGATCGCCGGGGCGCGGGTCCGGCGGGCGAACTACGTGTACGGGTCGGCCAAGGCCGGGCTCGACGGGTTCGCCTCCGGCCTCACCGACGCCCTCGCCGGCAGCGGGGTCCGGCTGCTGCTGGCCCGGCCCGGTTTCGTCATCGGGCGGATGTCGGCGGGGATGCCGCCCGCACCGCTGTCCAGCACCCCGGCGCAGGTCGCCGACGCCGTGGTCGCCGGCCTCGCTGCGGGCCGCGACGTCGTGTGGGTCCCCGGGGCCCTGCGGGCGCTGGCGGCGGCGATGGCGGTCACCCCCCGGGCCGTCTGGCGCCGCGCGCCGCGCTGA
- a CDS encoding MFS transporter: MSEPATVSQRLDALPFTRRHTRLLLGSGVGWALDALDVGLVAYVLVALRQQWGLDAAQLSWIASVGFAGMAVGAALGGLLADRVGRRQVFALTLLVYGLATGAAALSWSLTALLVFRFLVGLGLGAELPVASTLVSEFAPRRIRGRVVVALEAFWAVGWTLAALIGYLLVPASDDGWRWALALGALPAVYAIVVRRGLPESVRFLLAKGRTAEAEAVVRDFEASAGVTSTAPLVPDPPAGARRGIWSAGLRRRTAGLWLVWFFVNFSYYGAFTWIPSLLVEDGFTVIRSLQFTLIITLAQLPGYALAAVLVEVWGRRRTLAVFLVGSALSALAYAGAGTTTTILLAGMALSFCNLGAWGALYAVTPEVYPTAVRGRGAGAAAGFGRIASILAPLSVPLLLDAGGSGAVFVVFGVAFAIAAAASFLLPERRGVALD, from the coding sequence GTGAGCGAACCCGCGACCGTCTCGCAGCGCCTCGACGCGCTGCCCTTCACCCGCCGCCACACCCGCCTGCTGCTCGGGTCCGGCGTCGGCTGGGCCCTGGACGCCCTCGACGTGGGCCTCGTCGCCTACGTCCTCGTCGCGCTGCGCCAGCAGTGGGGCCTCGACGCCGCGCAGCTGTCCTGGATCGCCTCGGTGGGGTTCGCGGGGATGGCCGTGGGCGCCGCCCTCGGGGGTCTGCTGGCCGACCGGGTGGGGCGCCGGCAGGTCTTCGCGCTGACCCTGCTGGTCTACGGGCTCGCGACGGGGGCGGCGGCCCTGTCCTGGTCGCTGACGGCGCTGCTGGTGTTCCGGTTCCTCGTGGGGCTGGGCCTGGGGGCGGAGCTGCCGGTGGCCTCCACCCTGGTCAGCGAGTTCGCGCCCCGGCGCATCCGGGGGCGGGTCGTCGTCGCGCTGGAGGCGTTCTGGGCGGTCGGCTGGACCCTCGCCGCCCTCATCGGCTACCTGCTGGTGCCGGCCTCCGACGACGGGTGGCGCTGGGCGCTGGCGCTGGGGGCGCTGCCCGCGGTGTACGCGATCGTCGTACGCCGGGGGCTGCCGGAGTCGGTGCGGTTCCTGCTGGCGAAGGGCCGCACCGCGGAGGCCGAGGCCGTCGTGCGGGACTTCGAGGCGTCCGCGGGCGTCACCTCGACCGCGCCGCTCGTGCCCGACCCGCCCGCCGGGGCCAGGCGGGGGATCTGGAGCGCGGGCCTGCGCCGCCGCACGGCCGGGTTGTGGCTGGTGTGGTTCTTCGTGAACTTCAGCTACTACGGCGCGTTCACCTGGATCCCCAGCCTGCTCGTCGAGGACGGGTTCACCGTGATCCGCTCCCTGCAGTTCACGCTGATCATCACCCTCGCCCAGCTGCCCGGGTACGCGCTCGCCGCGGTCCTGGTGGAGGTGTGGGGACGGCGGCGGACCCTCGCGGTGTTCCTCGTGGGTTCCGCCCTGTCCGCCCTGGCCTACGCGGGCGCCGGCACGACGACGACGATCCTCCTGGCCGGGATGGCGCTGTCGTTCTGCAACCTGGGGGCCTGGGGCGCGCTGTACGCCGTCACCCCGGAGGTGTACCCGACGGCCGTGCGCGGGCGGGGTGCGGGGGCCGCGGCCGGTTTCGGCCGGATCGCCTCGATCCTCGCGCCCCTCAGCGTCCCGCTGCTGCTGGACGCCGGGGGGAGCGGAGCCGTGTTCGTCGTCTTCGGCGTCGCCTTCGCGATCGCGGCGGCGGCGAGCTTCCTGCTGCCCGAGCGGCGCGGGGTGGCGCTGGACTGA
- a CDS encoding sensor histidine kinase, which yields MPRERTPGGRHLLRRWWTAYRHLAGGLGTALPAAALLGWLLVVALLSLVGVGLLLAPAALRRLRAVADRERARTGEGAAALPAGPVPAPLRAALADPLVRQDLRWLPVHATSGLLTGLVGVLLPVYAVRDATFPLWWRLFPADVDTAPWWWAVRSWSDAGAVALLGLVWAALAAVGVPGLAAGQAALGRSLLRPPVDTDLSLRVAQLTATRAAALDAHAVELRRIERSLHDGAQNRLVGVTVLLGAARRSLTRDPATADELLERAQTAAEQALAELRAVVRGILPPVLLDRGLAGAVTGLAADCPVPCHVEVDVTPRAPASVEATAYFVVAEALTNVARHSAARSARVLVQRRGADLRVVVGDDGRGGAGAGAGSGLDGVLHRVRAHDGRLTVTSPPGGPTELEVVLPCGS from the coding sequence GTGCCGCGCGAGAGGACCCCAGGAGGTCGCCACCTCCTCCGGCGCTGGTGGACGGCCTACCGCCACCTCGCCGGCGGGCTGGGGACCGCGCTGCCGGCCGCGGCCCTGCTGGGCTGGCTCCTCGTCGTCGCCCTGCTCAGCCTCGTCGGGGTGGGGTTGCTGCTGGCCCCCGCCGCGCTGCGCCGGCTGCGCGCGGTCGCCGACCGCGAGCGGGCCCGCACGGGGGAGGGGGCCGCGGCCCTGCCGGCCGGTCCCGTCCCCGCCCCCCTGCGCGCCGCGCTCGCCGACCCCCTCGTGCGCCAGGACCTGCGGTGGCTGCCCGTGCACGCGACGTCGGGTCTGCTCACCGGACTCGTCGGGGTGCTGCTGCCCGTCTACGCCGTGCGGGACGCGACGTTCCCGCTGTGGTGGCGGCTGTTCCCCGCCGACGTGGACACCGCCCCGTGGTGGTGGGCGGTGCGCTCCTGGTCCGACGCCGGCGCGGTCGCCCTGCTCGGGCTGGTCTGGGCCGCGCTCGCCGCCGTCGGCGTCCCGGGGCTCGCCGCGGGGCAGGCGGCGCTGGGGCGCAGCCTGCTGCGCCCCCCGGTGGACACCGACCTCTCCCTGCGGGTGGCGCAGCTGACCGCCACCCGCGCCGCCGCGCTGGACGCCCACGCGGTCGAGCTGCGGCGCATCGAGCGCTCCCTGCACGACGGCGCCCAGAACCGCCTCGTCGGCGTCACCGTCCTGCTCGGCGCGGCCCGCCGCTCCCTGACCCGCGACCCGGCCACCGCCGACGAACTGCTGGAGCGGGCCCAGACCGCCGCGGAGCAGGCCCTGGCGGAGCTGCGGGCGGTCGTGCGCGGCATCCTGCCGCCGGTGCTCCTCGACCGCGGCCTGGCCGGGGCCGTCACCGGTCTGGCCGCGGACTGCCCCGTGCCCTGCCACGTCGAGGTCGACGTGACCCCCCGCGCCCCGGCGTCGGTCGAGGCGACCGCCTACTTCGTCGTCGCCGAGGCCCTCACCAACGTCGCCCGGCACAGCGCGGCCCGCAGCGCCCGCGTCCTGGTGCAGCGCCGCGGCGCGGACCTGCGGGTCGTCGTCGGCGACGACGGGCGGGGCGGGGCCGGGGCGGGCGCCGGTTCCGGCCTCGACGGGGTGCTGCACCGGGTCCGCGCCCACGATGGCAGGCTCACCGTGACCAGCCCGCCCGGCGGTCCGACCGAACTGGAGGTGGTGCTGCCGTGCGGATCGTGA
- a CDS encoding MaoC/PaaZ C-terminal domain-containing protein, which yields MERELTAAPSLPRLYARSLVQRPHRGVDFPRTRVVLRGAGFDADRVAAFCRSTGFPVRDTVPLPFPHLLGFGLQVDLLVREPFPFTLLGLVHVAQTFEQTRPLGVGEAFDVGVRAVGVNAHRRGATVDLLTELRTDGTTVWTGRSRYLARGVPWPGRPVEPAHLPAPEGEGTRWRVPADAGRAYAAVSGDVNPIHLSPLTARLLGFRRALAHGMWTASRSLAALGGPAPGAARFEVEFAKPLLLPATVRHVARPGPDGWSTAVRSRNGATLHLAGRLTDLVRP from the coding sequence ATGGAGCGCGAACTCACCGCCGCGCCCTCGCTGCCCCGCCTCTACGCCCGGTCGCTGGTGCAGCGCCCGCACCGCGGCGTCGACTTCCCCCGCACGCGCGTCGTGCTGCGCGGCGCCGGGTTCGACGCCGACCGGGTGGCCGCGTTCTGCCGCAGCACCGGGTTCCCGGTGCGCGACACCGTCCCGCTGCCGTTCCCGCACCTGCTGGGTTTCGGGCTCCAGGTCGACCTGCTGGTGCGCGAACCGTTCCCGTTCACCCTCCTCGGCCTCGTCCACGTGGCCCAGACGTTCGAGCAGACCCGCCCCCTGGGCGTCGGGGAGGCGTTCGACGTCGGGGTGCGCGCGGTCGGGGTGAACGCCCACCGCCGCGGCGCGACCGTCGACCTCCTGACCGAGCTGCGCACCGACGGGACGACGGTCTGGACCGGGCGCAGCCGCTACCTCGCCCGCGGGGTGCCCTGGCCCGGCCGGCCCGTGGAACCCGCCCACCTCCCCGCCCCCGAGGGGGAGGGGACGCGGTGGCGCGTCCCCGCCGACGCCGGGCGCGCGTACGCCGCGGTGTCCGGCGACGTGAACCCGATCCACCTGTCCCCGCTCACCGCGCGCCTGCTCGGTTTCCGCCGCGCCCTGGCCCACGGCATGTGGACGGCCTCGCGCAGCCTCGCCGCCCTCGGCGGGCCCGCCCCCGGCGCGGCCCGCTTCGAGGTGGAGTTCGCCAAACCCCTGCTGCTGCCCGCGACCGTGCGCCACGTCGCCCGCCCCGGGCCCGACGGCTGGTCCACCGCCGTCCGCAGCCGCAACGGCGCGACCCTCCACCTCGCCGGCCGCCTCACCGACCTCGTGCGGCCATGA
- a CDS encoding carbohydrate ABC transporter permease: MSTTSGVATGAFARGEPPLDPGRRRKSLHDGSGRRATLLIAPTIVLLAIVILYPVVTAVSQSFTKDAGLDPETGLFVEGGFAGLQNYRLWLLQDCGGGAFSCPPGTLGSQFWTSTGVTFLFTVVAVSLETLLGLVFALVMHRSFKGRAILRASVLVPWAIPTAVTAKLWYFIFAYDGIANKLLGTEILWTGDGFAPKAAIIIADTWKTAPFMALLILAGLQVIDGSVYEASKMDGATAWQRFRYITLPLVRPALMVAVLFRTLDTLRMYDLPKILTGGAGDTSTLSMLVVDQVRSGFNAASALSTLTFLIVFAVAFVFIKFLGANVTEQRAPKTKKAG; this comes from the coding sequence ATGAGCACCACTTCCGGCGTGGCGACCGGGGCGTTCGCGCGAGGCGAACCGCCACTGGACCCCGGACGCAGACGCAAGAGCCTGCACGACGGCTCCGGCCGCCGCGCCACCCTGCTCATCGCCCCCACGATCGTCCTGCTGGCCATCGTCATCCTCTACCCCGTCGTCACCGCCGTCTCGCAGTCCTTCACCAAGGACGCCGGACTCGACCCCGAAACCGGCCTCTTCGTCGAAGGCGGCTTCGCCGGCCTGCAGAACTACCGCCTCTGGCTGCTGCAGGACTGCGGCGGCGGCGCGTTCTCCTGCCCGCCGGGCACCCTCGGCTCGCAGTTCTGGACCTCCACGGGGGTGACGTTCCTCTTCACCGTCGTCGCCGTCTCCCTGGAGACCCTGCTCGGGCTGGTCTTCGCCCTGGTCATGCACCGCAGCTTCAAGGGCCGCGCCATCCTGCGCGCCAGCGTCCTGGTGCCCTGGGCCATCCCCACCGCCGTCACCGCCAAGCTGTGGTACTTCATCTTCGCCTACGACGGCATCGCCAACAAACTGCTCGGCACCGAGATCCTCTGGACCGGCGACGGTTTCGCCCCCAAGGCGGCGATCATCATCGCCGACACCTGGAAGACCGCCCCCTTCATGGCCCTGCTCATCCTCGCCGGACTGCAGGTCATCGACGGCAGCGTCTACGAAGCCTCCAAGATGGACGGGGCCACCGCCTGGCAACGGTTCCGCTACATCACCCTGCCCCTGGTCCGCCCCGCCCTGATGGTCGCGGTGCTGTTCCGCACCCTGGACACCTTGCGCATGTACGACCTGCCGAAGATCCTCACCGGCGGCGCCGGGGACACCTCCACCCTGTCCATGCTGGTGGTGGACCAGGTCAGATCCGGTTTCAACGCCGCCTCGGCGTTGTCGACGCTGACGTTCCTCATCGTGTTCGCGGTGGCGTTCGTCTTCATCAAGTTCCTGGGCGCCAACGTCACCGAGCAGCGGGCCCCGAAGACGAAGAAGGCGGGCTGA